The genomic window CCCACCCATGATTTACAGAATTAGGTGGCTCCAGATGAGTTGGATCTCATAACTGGCAATTTTCCAGTGACTGTTAACTAAGCTAAGCACATCAGTTAAATATTAATCAGCTAGTCGCTATTTGTTTTTCCAGATAGATTGACCTATTTAATTCATCAATCCAAATAACTGCTATTGGGTTAACTCACACATCCATGTTAAGACCAATGATGAATCATGGGTTGACCCATTTCAATGCTCAGATGATATCTATTAGAATATCGAACTGTTAAGTATCTAAAAAAAGTGGGTAACCACACCTTAAAGCTAGCTATAAAGGAGGAAGAACTCTCCTTAAATACAAGATCAAACATTCTATACTATTCGATGTGAGACTTTGGGCACCTCATAATACCCAAGTAACTAACACAAACCCAACAATGCATAActtcaaaataaataaacaactcAAAGAATAATTCCTGTTTTTGTATAAACTAGAAACGGCACAAACTAATTCCTGATATGCAAAAACAATCATAAATAAGAATATTAAAAGGAGAGAAAAGGGAACTAGGAATTACTCTCAGATTGCTTTGTGACAAGGGTATTATGGGATTCGATTGTCATTTCTCTTTGAAACATCTGTCTTCATCCACAATGGAAGCAAAAAATTAGTATCCAGAACTTAAAGTTGTGAACATAAAGAATGAACAACAATGAGAAAACTACAAGATTAAACTCAAATTAGACAAATTCTAGCTGATTTTTTCAGAAAACACGAAAATGCTTAGCAGTTTCATGCATTACAACATGTAAACGAAAACAACCTTAAGGACAATGCTGCTCTTCATCGCATCAACCCTGTGTCCGTGCAGAGTAGTCAATCCTACCTGCCGAATCCCCGAGGCTTTCATGTTTCTGCAAATAATTCCTCAGGTTAATAATCATCTATGCAGAAGAGCTAAACAAACAATGGCatcaaatattcaaatctaaTACTAACAGTAAAGAGGTTAACGAACTGAATATCAAGATAATGAATAGGCACACAGAAAGCATCTAATTTTAACAAGCTACAGAAGAAATTGAAACTAGTGGCAGTACAAATTACAAGACATTGTCCTATGCAAAATTAACGGTAAAATCAGAAAGAGATAAGAGAAAGGGAGTTAGTTACTTGAAGAAGCATTTGCAGCGGAAGGGGCTTGAGCTGAGGGTTAAGGTTTTAGTGggaaagagagtggaaagagacGAAGGAGGAGTgtaagagagaagaaggaagtgACCGAAACTTGAACcaaccatcttcttcttctccttggaGCTTCGAAGTTCGCAGGGGTTATCCAACAAGGCTATACCATTCTGCCACGTCATGATTATTTAATGGGCCAATCATTGGGCCTATGTAAATATTTAAAAGGTCCAAGTCCAGTGTTAAAAGCCCAACAAAGGAAGCAATAGCTGCTACTTGTGTTTACTGTTTAGTGTAGTACCAAAAACAGGGCACATAACCTTCACCGGTAAGGTGGTTGAAACCTCCGTCTTCTTTCGATGACTTCGAGGAATAACTGAACCACCACAACGCTTTTTTAACGATAataacaacattcattcacatcgctctctctctctctctctctctctctctctctgcattGTTCGATTTTCCAAATGGCTCACCTTCTCCACACTCCTTTccttccttcttcttcctcctccgcCGCCCTCCGCCGCAGCCCGGCCTCCTCGGGCACTCGTAGGCCTCCAGCGTCTCCCTGCGTGGTCCGCGCCAAGATCCGGGAGATCTTCATGCCGGCACTGAGCTCAACCATGACGGAGGGAAAGATCGTGTCCTGGGTGAAATCCCATCATGGTTGACGAGGGCGGTGTTGCCGCCGTCGGAGCTCCAATCGCCCTCCTCGCCGAAAACGAGGACGAGATCGAACAAGCAAAGTCCAAAGCACAGTCACCTTCATcggcttcttcttctgcttcgtCTTCTCCTGCACCTGCACCTGCGCCAGCAGTGGAGGCTCAATCTGATAAGGCTCCCGTtaaggctgctgctgctgctgctccgGCGGTGGCATCCACGCATCCGGCGTCGGAGGGAGGGAAGAGAGTGGTGGCGTCTCCGTATGCGAAGAAGCTGGCAAAGGAGCTGAAGGTGGAGCTTGGGAGGATTGTGGGGACTGGACCTTTGGGCAGGATTGTAGCTAAGGATGTTGAGGCTTTTGCAGCTTCTGGTGCTGCTGCTGCTGCGGCTGCTGCGGCTCCTGCTGCACCGGTGGCTGCGAAGAGTGGTGGTGGGGTTGAATTGGGGAGTGTGGTGCCTTTTACGACAATGCAGAGTGCTGTGAGTAGGAACATGGTGGAGAGTTTGGGTGTTCCTACTTTTAGAGTTGGGTATACTATCACCACTGATGCACTCGATGCTCTCTACAAGAAGGTGAAATTCGATATCCTTTCCAGAAATTGCATTTGACGAACATGGTTTTCTTtagtatacttttttttttggtttgcaTTGTTTGTTTTGAGTTGCTATGTGCTCTGCAATGTTGACATGAATATGACATGTTTAATGCACTGTTTTCCATCATTTTTAGTCTTTCTCTGAAATTTATTGGAAGCTTGGCTTACCTTTAGATACTGCAAAAGAGGGGGGAAAAGATTAGGCATTCAATTACTTGGTGGTATGTCTAAATCTAAATATTGCAGCACTTAGCATATATTGTTAATATTTGTGGAAATGCTTGCAATGATGATATTAGACAAAAAGTTGCTctgttataattaaaatatgtataTCTTTTCTTTGTTGGCTTAGTTTGCTAATGCATTATTAATCTGTTTGAGTAGATACATGATTTATGTATCTATTTTACTGAAGTCCATATTGTGGTAATGCTTGATGCTACATGAATATCACATAGATTCTTTTGGAATTTTATTCTGGTCAAATACATAATATAATGCCACTGTGTCAATTTAACTGTTAGTCTGATTGTCTAGACTTATGGTATGGAACACATTGCATTGTATACTGTTAACATCTGAATATCAGTGCTgattcaattttataaaattcagATCAAGTCAAAGGGAGTTACTATGACAGCATTGCTTGCCAAGGCTACAGCACTTGCTCTGGTTAAACACCCTGTTGTTAACTCTAGTTGTAGAGATGGTAATAGCTTTACGTATAATAGCAGCATCAACATCGCAGTTGCTGTTGCTACTGAAGGCGGACTGATTACTCCAGTGCTTCAGGATGCTGATAAGGTTTTTGATACGCTAATTTTGAGCTTCTTGAAGTTTTCCCTTTTAATATATGATGGAGCTTTGATTGTCAAGGGTTGTATTTGATGTATGTTGTAGGTTGACGTCTATACATTGTCAAGAAAGTGGAAGGAGTTGGTTGATAAGGCCCGGGCCAAGCAGCTCCAACCTCATGAGTACAGCACAGGTACAAGActcaaatatttataattatttgggATTTTCTTCAATCCAAGTTGGAGAAGATTGAAAACAGCTTGCAACTGAAAATACTATTTAGGGATTTTTAACCGGTTAAACACATTTTGGATTTTAAATGTACAACCCTAGAAAATAGATATTGAACCAAAGCTTATCCAAATAAGTTAGTATGCTAGATCAATCAAGGCTGTTGAACTTCAGCAAAGATTGACTTCTCTGTCCAATTAATCTCAAAATCTTAGGTCTAACTTTGCTCTGAGTGCAAGATACACATTTATAGACTTTGGGTGCTAATTCTTCATTAAATACAAACCAGGTTGATGAATTTAAAATTGAATATTACACCTACTATCACTTTTTCTGGGCTTCAAAATATCAAATTCAATTTTAAGATTTCACCAATCACCTGATGTTGGATTTAACTTCTCATTTCGCTATTGCATATCATAGAAATTTCTTTTCACTATTCTTTGATTTTCTTTACAACAACCTTACGGTGTTGTTCATGTGTCCTTTCTGATATGGACTAAACTGCTGATTTGTACAGTTCTGCCTGATAGTCTGTGGTCTTGCATGGAAACATTATGTTATTTGTCTTAAGAACAGTATATAGTAT from Arachis ipaensis cultivar K30076 chromosome B09, Araip1.1, whole genome shotgun sequence includes these protein-coding regions:
- the LOC107618800 gene encoding LOW QUALITY PROTEIN: dihydrolipoyllysine-residue acetyltransferase component 5 of pyruvate dehydrogenase complex, chloroplastic (The sequence of the model RefSeq protein was modified relative to this genomic sequence to represent the inferred CDS: inserted 2 bases in 1 codon) gives rise to the protein MAHLLHTPFLPSSSSSAALRRSPASSGTRRPPASPCVVRAKIREIFMPALSSTMTEGKIVSWVKSXIMVDEGGVAAVGAPIALLAENEDEIEQAKSKAQSPSSASSSASSSPAPAPAPAVEAQSDKAPVKAAAAAAPAVASTHPASEGGKRVVASPYAKKLAKELKVELGRIVGTGPLGRIVAKDVEAFAASGAAAAAAAAAPAAPVAAKSGGGVELGSVVPFTTMQSAVSRNMVESLGVPTFRVGYTITTDALDALYKKIKSKGVTMTALLAKATALALVKHPVVNSSCRDGNSFTYNSSINIAVAVATEGGLITPVLQDADKVDVYTLSRKWKELVDKARAKQLQPHEYSTGTFTLSNLGMFGVDRFDAILPPGTGAIMAVGSSQPTVVATKDGRIGMKNQMQVNVTADHRVIYGADLAQFLQTLSQIIEDPKDLTF